The Budorcas taxicolor isolate Tak-1 chromosome 25, Takin1.1, whole genome shotgun sequence genome includes a region encoding these proteins:
- the GSTP1 gene encoding glutathione S-transferase P, translated as MPPYTIVYFPTRGRCEALRMLLADQDQSWKEEVVTKESWLQGPLKASCLYGQLPKFQDGDLTLYQSNAILRHLGRSFGLYGTDEREAALVDMVNDGLEDLRRRCGHLIHHKREEDKAQYVRELPAHLKPFETLLSQNQGGQAFIVGDQISFADYNLLDLLLNHQVLVPGCLDPFPLLSAYVARLSARPKLKAFLASPEHVNRPIFGSRKI; from the exons A TGCCGCCCTACACCATCGTCTACTTCCCGACCCGAG ggcgcTGCGAGGCACTGCGCATGCTGCTGGCCGACCAGGACCAGAGCTGGAAGGAGGAGGTGGTCACCAAGGAGAGCTGGCTGCAGGGCCCACTCAAGGCCTCCTGC ctGTACGGGCAGCTCCCCAAGTTCCAGGATGGAGACCTCACCCTGTACCAGTCCAATGCCATCCTGCGACACCTGGGCCGCTCCTTTG GGCTCTACGGCACAGACGAGCGGGAGGCGGCACTGGTGGACATGGTGAACGACGGCCTGGAAGACCTCCGCAGGCGCTGCGGCCACCTCATCCACCATAAGCGC GAGGAGGACAAAGCCCAATATGTTCGGGAGCTGCCGGCGCACCTGAAGCCTTTCGAGACCCTGCTGTCCCAGAATCAGGGGGGCCAGGCCTTCATCGTGGGCGACCAG ATCTCCTTCGCCGACTACAACCTGCTGGACCTGCTGCTCAATCATCAGGTGCTGGTGCCCGGCTGCCTGGACCCCTTCCCCCTGCTCTCGGCCTACGTGGCCCGCCTCAGCGCCCGGCCCAAGCTCAAGGCCTTCCTGGCCTCCCCAGAGCATGTGAACCGTCCCATCTTTGGAAGCCGGAAAATATGA